One window of the Mycobacterium sp. SVM_VP21 genome contains the following:
- a CDS encoding PfaD family polyunsaturated fatty acid/polyketide biosynthesis protein, with the protein MNERPGAVLEQQTGAGAGPGLGWRPTTAPAAFAPDDIADAIGYVRHPVHVVRETATGMLGLATGGEVVGVGESELTLIGTLPAIYPEWLGDREFCEAHGVRFPYVTGAMANGIATPALVIAMAEAGMMGFFGAGGLSYEAVERGLDEIQTALAGRPGLAWGANLIHSPNEVSLETRVAELFIARGVPVVEASAFMKLTPAVVHYALSGLDTDPAGNIVRRNHVMAKVSRPEVARMFMEPAPAALVSALVAAGKLTEREADLSRYVPVAEDITVESDSGGHTDNRPLPALFSEIVMLRDSLAQQHQLNCRVRVGAAGGLGAPQAVAGAFAMGAAYVLTGTVNQACVESGLSAPGRAMLAKAGIADVMMAPASDMFEMGVNLQVLKRGTMFAPRGKKLYEWYAGNPDLASVVAKHGPELEKILGTTVAEVWADTQRYWQQRDPAVLELASRDPKYQMALVFRWYLGQSSRWAISGIPERVLDYQIWCGPAMGAFNSWVAGSHLEACENRQAVQVALNLLEGAAHVTRASAARSCGVPVPAKAFAYSPRPLAV; encoded by the coding sequence GTGAACGAGCGACCTGGCGCAGTACTGGAGCAGCAGACCGGCGCGGGCGCCGGCCCGGGTCTGGGGTGGCGTCCCACCACCGCACCGGCCGCGTTCGCCCCGGACGACATCGCCGACGCCATCGGCTACGTACGCCACCCCGTTCATGTGGTGCGTGAAACCGCCACCGGAATGCTGGGCCTGGCTACGGGCGGCGAGGTGGTCGGCGTCGGTGAATCGGAATTGACCCTGATAGGAACACTGCCCGCCATCTACCCCGAGTGGCTGGGAGATCGTGAATTCTGCGAGGCGCACGGCGTCCGCTTCCCTTATGTCACCGGAGCGATGGCCAACGGCATCGCGACGCCGGCGTTGGTCATCGCGATGGCCGAGGCCGGAATGATGGGCTTCTTCGGTGCGGGCGGGCTGTCCTACGAGGCCGTAGAGCGGGGGCTGGACGAGATTCAGACCGCGTTGGCCGGCCGGCCCGGGCTCGCCTGGGGAGCCAACCTGATCCACTCGCCCAATGAAGTCTCCCTCGAGACCCGCGTCGCCGAGCTGTTCATCGCGCGCGGCGTTCCCGTCGTCGAGGCTTCGGCATTCATGAAACTGACGCCCGCGGTCGTGCACTACGCACTGTCGGGACTCGATACCGATCCGGCCGGCAACATCGTGCGCAGGAACCACGTGATGGCCAAGGTGTCGCGGCCTGAGGTGGCGCGCATGTTCATGGAGCCGGCGCCCGCGGCGTTGGTGTCCGCCTTGGTGGCGGCCGGAAAGCTGACCGAGCGCGAAGCCGACCTGTCCCGGTATGTACCGGTGGCCGAGGACATCACCGTCGAATCCGACAGCGGCGGGCACACCGATAACCGACCGTTGCCTGCACTTTTCTCCGAAATCGTCATGCTGCGCGATTCGCTGGCCCAGCAGCACCAGCTGAATTGCCGGGTGCGGGTGGGTGCGGCGGGCGGCCTCGGTGCACCGCAAGCGGTCGCCGGCGCCTTCGCGATGGGCGCGGCCTACGTGCTGACCGGGACCGTCAACCAGGCCTGCGTGGAGTCGGGGCTTTCAGCGCCCGGGCGTGCCATGCTCGCCAAGGCCGGCATCGCGGACGTGATGATGGCCCCCGCTTCCGACATGTTCGAAATGGGCGTCAACCTGCAGGTACTCAAACGGGGAACCATGTTCGCCCCGCGTGGCAAGAAGCTCTACGAGTGGTACGCGGGCAACCCCGACCTGGCCAGCGTGGTCGCCAAGCACGGCCCCGAGCTGGAGAAGATCCTGGGCACCACCGTCGCCGAGGTATGGGCAGACACCCAGCGGTACTGGCAACAGCGTGACCCGGCGGTGCTCGAGCTCGCTTCGAGGGATCCGAAGTACCAGATGGCGCTGGTGTTCCGCTGGTATCTGGGGCAGTCGAGCCGGTGGGCCATCAGCGGCATCCCCGAGCGAGTGCTGGATTACCAGATCTGGTGCGGTCCGGCCATGGGTGCCTTCAACAGCTGGGTGGCAGGCAGCCACCTGGAGGCGTGCGAAAACCGCCAGGCGGTCCAGGTGGCGCTTAACTTGCTAGAAGGTGCCGCCCACGTGACCCGCGCCAGTGCGGCCCGCTCCTGCGGGGTGCCCGTGCCGGCCAAAGCGTTCGCCTACAGCCCGCGGCCGCTGGCTGTCTGA
- a CDS encoding acyltransferase domain-containing protein translates to MVGVSALFPGSEEAERFWRNIVEGADLFSDVPESHWRIDDYYDADPRTPDKVYARRGGFLPDIDFSPMDFGIPPNVVPATDTAQLLALRVAQQVLEDYAGGDISGIDRERVSVVLGSSGGTEMSGYMSGRLHRPIWERGLRAAGLSDNELTAFSESVASGYTPWQENTFPGLLGNVIAGRIANRFDLGGTNCVVDAACASSLAAIEIALHELYLREADMVIAGGVDAFNDIFMFMCFAKVTALSRTGDCRPFSDQSDGTMLGEGLSMLALKRLDDAERDGDRIYAVIRGIGTSSDGRAKSIYAPSPDGQAKALRRAYEAAGYGPETVGLVEAHGTGTKAGDVAEFTALRRVFDESGRADRQWCAVGSVKSQVGHTKGAAGACGLFKTVMALHHKVLPPTIKIDRPNPGLEIESSPFYLSTQTKPWIADQNVPRRASVSAFGFGGTNFHITLEEYAGAGKHAPRYRSWDSELVVLGADSAAALAAQAGELAASLVDSPDMLGYLAHSTQSAYDATRPHRLAVVANSVEGLRAMLGEAAAKLQTAGGETSFSSPKGYYYSCQPAGPVALLFPGQGSQYVGMGADIPQLHEPALAPWELARAGLLNADRDLHDVVWPKTAFTEEDRTAQAAELTKTEWAQPGIGAHSLSLLSVVRSLGIAPVAVGGHSFGEVSALCAAGVISDDVALLIARARGALMAQAAASSDGAMCAVTAPAEQVSRLLGEWGLSVIIANHNAPNQVVLSGDSAAIADAAQRFSAAGMNARLLDVATAFHSEIVSSAAAPFASYLAGIPFGVPQVPVYANATAQPYVGSAEQMQATLANQIAQPVRFVEQVQAMWSAGARTFVEVGPGSVLTNLVGKCLTGQDHVAVSLDAKGRNGIRSLWMGLGQLVAAGVPMNFEALWADYRHGDDPRTRPAPKLTMKLNGTNFGRPDINDEPVSRAAEKSDRFEKSTPRSDHNGHATVSEPPMTAAHPTVPAANGLPAHVPTHVPVPVQAAAVPMVTSPLMSGPGAEMVTHMVGALGSMQQTIAHLQGLLQTLVSSTGMTPMPVNQLAFPAATTVVPAQPVAAYGVAAPPAPPVVAPPPAMPAPPTAPAAPISVPPAPALVPAAPAPVAAAAPVVTMPAPPAPAPVAAPVAVAVAPAPVASVVVAPAAGVDLVGDMLAVVADKTGYPVEMLDLSMALEADLGIDSIKRVEILSAVQDRVPSLPEVETATMAALVTLQEIVDYLQSLMGPAAAPAAAAPAPAAAAPAPVAPVAVAPAAAGVDLVGDMLAVVADKTGYPVEMLDLSMALEADLGIDSITAFSTPRTQPSRVRPTVDHDPPTPSRIATGPETGSPSPPPSAGCRSNAAPATHAIRCAGVQAGVVLE, encoded by the coding sequence GTGGTCGGCGTCAGCGCGCTGTTTCCCGGGTCTGAAGAAGCCGAGCGATTCTGGCGCAACATCGTCGAGGGTGCGGACCTGTTCTCCGACGTGCCGGAGTCGCACTGGCGGATCGACGACTATTACGACGCAGATCCTCGCACGCCTGACAAGGTATACGCCCGTCGCGGCGGATTCTTGCCCGACATCGACTTCTCGCCGATGGATTTCGGCATTCCGCCGAACGTGGTGCCTGCGACCGACACCGCCCAGTTGCTGGCGCTGCGGGTCGCACAGCAAGTGCTGGAGGACTACGCCGGCGGCGACATCTCCGGCATCGACCGCGAACGTGTCAGCGTGGTGCTGGGTTCGTCCGGCGGCACCGAGATGTCCGGCTACATGAGCGGTCGCCTGCACCGGCCGATCTGGGAACGCGGTCTGCGCGCGGCCGGCCTCTCCGACAACGAACTGACCGCATTCAGCGAGAGCGTGGCGTCGGGCTACACCCCGTGGCAGGAGAACACGTTCCCGGGTCTGCTGGGCAACGTCATCGCCGGACGCATCGCCAACCGCTTTGATCTCGGCGGAACGAACTGCGTCGTCGACGCCGCGTGCGCCAGTTCGCTGGCCGCGATCGAGATCGCGCTGCACGAGCTGTACCTGCGCGAGGCCGACATGGTGATCGCCGGCGGCGTCGACGCCTTCAACGACATCTTCATGTTCATGTGCTTCGCCAAGGTCACCGCGCTCTCGCGCACCGGTGACTGCCGTCCGTTCTCCGACCAGTCGGACGGCACCATGCTGGGCGAGGGGCTGTCGATGCTGGCGCTCAAGCGCCTCGACGACGCGGAGCGCGACGGCGACCGGATCTACGCGGTGATCCGCGGCATCGGCACGTCCTCGGATGGTCGGGCCAAGAGCATCTACGCCCCCAGTCCGGATGGTCAGGCGAAGGCCCTGCGCCGCGCGTACGAGGCCGCCGGCTACGGACCGGAGACGGTCGGCCTCGTCGAAGCCCACGGGACCGGCACCAAGGCCGGCGACGTGGCCGAGTTCACCGCCCTGCGCCGGGTGTTCGACGAATCGGGCCGAGCGGACCGGCAATGGTGTGCCGTCGGCTCGGTCAAGTCGCAGGTCGGGCACACCAAGGGAGCTGCCGGCGCCTGCGGCCTGTTCAAGACCGTGATGGCGCTGCACCACAAAGTCCTCCCGCCGACCATCAAGATCGACCGGCCCAATCCCGGGCTCGAGATCGAATCGTCGCCGTTCTACCTGTCGACGCAGACCAAGCCCTGGATCGCCGACCAGAACGTGCCGCGGCGCGCGTCGGTCAGTGCGTTCGGCTTCGGCGGTACGAACTTCCACATCACGCTCGAGGAGTACGCCGGCGCCGGCAAGCACGCACCGCGCTACCGCTCCTGGGACTCCGAGTTGGTGGTCCTGGGCGCGGACTCCGCGGCCGCGCTGGCTGCTCAGGCCGGAGAACTGGCCGCCTCGCTGGTCGACTCGCCGGACATGCTCGGCTATCTGGCACACAGCACGCAATCGGCGTATGACGCCACCCGCCCGCACCGCCTCGCCGTCGTCGCCAACAGCGTCGAGGGCCTGCGCGCGATGCTCGGGGAGGCCGCGGCGAAGCTCCAAACCGCTGGCGGCGAAACATCGTTCAGCTCGCCCAAGGGCTACTACTACTCCTGCCAACCGGCCGGTCCGGTCGCGCTGCTGTTTCCCGGGCAGGGCAGCCAGTACGTCGGGATGGGTGCCGACATCCCGCAACTCCACGAACCGGCTTTGGCGCCTTGGGAACTCGCGCGCGCCGGCCTGCTCAACGCAGACCGCGACCTGCACGACGTCGTCTGGCCCAAGACGGCGTTCACCGAGGAAGACCGCACGGCCCAGGCTGCCGAGCTGACCAAGACCGAGTGGGCGCAGCCGGGCATCGGCGCCCACAGCCTCAGCCTGCTGTCCGTCGTCCGTTCGCTGGGCATCGCGCCCGTCGCCGTCGGCGGTCACAGCTTCGGGGAGGTCAGCGCCCTGTGTGCCGCGGGGGTGATCAGTGACGACGTCGCGCTGCTCATCGCCCGCGCGCGCGGTGCACTGATGGCCCAGGCCGCCGCCAGCAGCGACGGAGCGATGTGCGCGGTGACCGCCCCCGCCGAGCAGGTCAGCAGACTTCTCGGCGAGTGGGGCCTGTCGGTGATCATCGCCAACCACAACGCCCCCAACCAGGTCGTGCTCTCGGGCGACAGTGCGGCGATCGCCGATGCCGCGCAGCGATTCAGCGCAGCGGGTATGAATGCGCGGCTCCTCGACGTCGCCACCGCCTTCCACTCCGAGATCGTCAGCTCCGCGGCGGCCCCGTTCGCCTCGTACCTGGCCGGCATCCCGTTCGGGGTGCCGCAGGTGCCCGTCTACGCCAACGCAACAGCGCAGCCGTACGTCGGCAGCGCCGAGCAGATGCAGGCGACACTGGCCAACCAGATCGCGCAGCCCGTGCGGTTCGTCGAGCAGGTTCAGGCGATGTGGTCCGCCGGCGCCCGAACCTTCGTCGAGGTCGGTCCCGGCAGCGTGCTCACCAACCTCGTCGGCAAATGTCTGACCGGCCAGGACCACGTCGCGGTATCCCTGGATGCCAAGGGCAGGAACGGGATTCGATCGCTGTGGATGGGGTTGGGCCAGCTCGTGGCCGCCGGCGTTCCGATGAACTTCGAAGCCCTGTGGGCCGACTATCGCCACGGTGACGACCCGCGAACCCGTCCGGCACCCAAGCTGACGATGAAGCTCAACGGCACCAACTTCGGCCGACCCGATATCAACGACGAGCCGGTGTCCCGGGCCGCTGAGAAATCGGACAGATTTGAGAAATCCACCCCCCGCAGTGACCACAACGGCCACGCGACCGTATCGGAGCCCCCAATGACAGCAGCTCATCCAACCGTTCCCGCGGCGAACGGGTTGCCGGCACACGTCCCGACCCACGTCCCGGTCCCGGTTCAGGCCGCTGCGGTTCCGATGGTGACCTCGCCGCTGATGTCCGGTCCCGGAGCCGAGATGGTGACGCACATGGTCGGTGCGCTCGGCAGCATGCAGCAGACCATCGCCCACCTGCAGGGCCTACTGCAGACCCTGGTCTCCAGCACGGGGATGACCCCGATGCCGGTCAACCAGCTGGCGTTCCCGGCCGCGACCACAGTGGTGCCGGCCCAGCCGGTAGCCGCCTATGGTGTCGCGGCTCCTCCGGCTCCGCCGGTGGTCGCCCCGCCGCCGGCCATGCCCGCGCCGCCTACGGCTCCGGCAGCCCCGATCAGCGTTCCGCCCGCGCCGGCACTTGTACCCGCGGCGCCTGCGCCGGTGGCCGCAGCTGCGCCGGTCGTCACGATGCCGGCACCGCCTGCGCCGGCTCCGGTTGCCGCGCCGGTTGCGGTGGCCGTTGCGCCTGCGCCGGTTGCTTCGGTGGTGGTCGCTCCGGCGGCGGGTGTGGATTTGGTCGGGGACATGTTGGCGGTGGTTGCCGACAAGACTGGTTATCCGGTGGAGATGCTGGATCTGTCGATGGCGCTTGAGGCGGATCTGGGGATCGACTCGATCAAGCGGGTTGAGATTTTGTCGGCGGTGCAGGATCGGGTTCCGTCGTTGCCTGAGGTGGAGACGGCGACGATGGCGGCGTTGGTGACGCTGCAGGAGATCGTTGACTACCTGCAGTCGTTGATGGGTCCGGCGGCTGCACCTGCCGCTGCTGCGCCTGCTCCCGCGGCTGCTGCGCCTGCGCCGGTTGCTCCGGTGGCGGTCGCTCCGGCGGCGGCGGGCGTGGATTTGGTCGGGGACATGTTGGCGGTGGTTGCCGACAAGACTGGTTATCCGGTGGAGATGCTGGATCTGTCGATGGCGCTTGAGGCGGATCTGGGGATCGACTCGATCACCGCATTCAGCACACCGCGGACTCAGCCCAGCCGAGTTCGCCCTACAGTGGACCACGACCCACCAACCCCAAGCCGCATAGCGACTGGACCAGAAACCGGGTCCCCCTCACCACCTCCATCGGCAGGTTGCCGATCCAATGCTGCGCCGGCAACTCACGCCATCAGATGCGCCGGGGTGCAAGCGGGTGTTGTTCTCGAATGA